The segment TACAGCATAAAAAGACCttcaaaaattgtgattttcttttttttattccctaaattgatattaatattttaattaagcaTAATGTATGTAATACCTACCTTTCTTCTTCatcataactaattaattatttataactcctGATGCCATTGCATATAATAAGTTGACTTACATGTATCATGTTTCTTAAACATTGAGTGACGTAGAtagacattaaaaatatatttttagaccaAGATTTGAGTAATATACATAACACAGAACTTACAAACATATAATCCTTATTGTTGTATAATTTATGAAACGTATTGAGGTTgcgttattaattttttaaacaatgttccgggattttctttgaaaatgaatCTGAGGAGGAATGGCTTCAGCTTTAACTTTATCTTGGGATATAATAAAGAGGGATGAAGCACGGAGATTGAAATCGTTCAACCTCGTTTTTGCTGAGGGAAAACcttcaaaaatctaaatcttTGATATTTAGCATGATTTGGAAACAAGCCACGGAACAAAGTGAAGTATCTTGACATACATGGAGATTATGTTATTACAACAATTATAGgacttcaataaaacaacatttataatgtagaaaacaatttattagcATTATATAAACcaatgaaaaacaataataatacattaaaaaatgaagtttaaataataatatgcatatgatttttttaaatgctctcacaaaaaaaaaaattagtgcagtaaaaaataatacatatatcaccctgaatacagaaatgaaatgcacatttacttttattaatattataaattactataatattaaattcatatgaaATTAGACGTTTCTAAGcaattaattcaatcaatttaaaaataattatataattttactatttatatagcACTTTTTGAACAAGGtccattgtatatattagtCTTCCTCTGTCCTTATTGATGGTGAAGAgagcaaaatttgcaaattttaatttattggtatACGAGACATTAGAAGAAatcaatttctcaatttttgtaattagatCTTTAGGTTCCACATTTTAGTCTTCCGACACAagaataactttcaaataagcTGTAATGTTATGAATTGCATCAacaatcttaactttatttgaactcACAATATACACAAACTATGACACTGGAAGCttcttatgattttgataatgtTAAAAGTAAGCTCTTGCTCTTAAAATAACCTTAATTGGATGTCTGATAAACTGTTGAGTGGATTGGAGGAGTGAAACGcgtctattttttcatttaataattccaaTTATATACTGCATCTTTCATCAGAAGATGCCAAATTTGTATTTCACCTTTTGTAAGATTAAGGAGTGTGTTTTGAGTACAAAGATTGATGgaactatatcttttttttagtttgctttttttttcataggccATGACATGTAGAACGGAGGATTTGTTATTCGATAGGTCGTCTTCAAAGcccttattcaaaaaatgtaatgagtCCATATTTGAATTATAGTAGGTGTCTAATCCTTTCTACAGATATCTTTAATCCATAGTCTCCAAAGATTTAGGAGTGTCGGTTCCAATAATGCAGCTTACGATACAGCATTTATCTGAGTAGAGAAAACGATCTTATACTGTAAGTCCACTACAGTAAAGCAAATCAAGTCAtatccaagtccttgaatatttttatgaagctCATTTCAATTCCATTACTATAATATAGGGTCCATagtgttaaaatttttcttaaGTCCGCAATATAATAGCTTTGGAGTcaaagtcaagtctcgagtctttgattgtgagatcatctacaaaatatggactcaagtccaaCTCGTGTCGCAAGTCTAGATTCCAAGTTACCACCTCTGGCAATAATTGACCATATTAtcttaagttatatatttattattataataacaattcataaatcctaaatgtataattcaaataaggacaaatcaaagaacaaaataatttcttctttccccaCAGCAATTTTTGGGTGTGAGGCGTGCTTCATCCCTCTTTATTAAATCGATTCTATGTCccgccggtatgttaaaaagaaaccaaaagttATCggggtaaccctcacaatttgaaaaatgtttgagagtagagaagcttagctgtcaggatgttttattagattagctgtgagcagcccTGAGAGATAtcgaaagaaagaaagaaaacacaaatCATACTCGATATCACGCAACCTCTGAAGCTCACCTTTTCAGTTAGTTATTCAAATGATATTGTTTATTACTGTTGTAATATTAAGGACTTTTAATAATGCCATTAATTACATATGTGTGACTCGTAAAAAGTAAATGAGTCAGTTCCTGAACAGCAGTAAGTCTTCGGGAGTCCTTATTTCTTTCCTCAAATCACGAGGCAGACAAGTATCTCCTTGATGTTCGTCATATGGGATTcaagatgtcaaattttacAACGAGACAGCCAGGGTATTTCCTTAGTTATAGTGGCAGAGGATATCCATCTCCTTAGAGATGGACTTTAATGAGAGGAGGATGAAAAACACCAATCTGATCCCTCATTAATTGTTGTCTTCGAGGAAGAGTTATCAACATAAACGTACGAAGATATATCATATTCTATTCAAATATAGCTTTATAAAGTTATAGGGATTTCCCGCTGGTGCGGCGGGATGGTTTCGCTTGCCACAAATGAAATAAGCAAAGTCATTTTCCTTATCCCATTCATTCCAAACCTTACTTCCATCCTTTGGTCATGACTTCAAAACCTTTTAAAACGCAATGTTCATATGGCAACTCCTTTTGTCGTTTTCTTTTCTGTTGATCCCATCATTGACTCGGCATAAGcctcatatcaatatattttatgagccaattgataaggttatcagattatggtatttgtgagatccttaatttgaagtattgtattaagatgattattatatttcagaTTTAGTGTTTCTGAAATCTTCCTCTAAAATAATGGACACAATGACTGGTCAATTTAATGGCTTGCTCGAACTTCATATAGTTATTAAGAAACTTACAATCACTTTGCATCATCAATAATTCAAGAAAGTTAGATGCCAATTCAGAATCCAActactgatatatatatatgtatacctattaTAAACGATCGGAACAACGGGATAGAGTACAATGAAACGAAGCTATTGTCATTTTGAAAACGTTAATATCATATTCATTCCACTATAAACCTACTATTTACATAGTCTGTTCTAAATAGTctctaattatttgtttttaaacagcAAAACTTAAccaaataaggaaatttgtatataatatagtgatgattattttttatacttttataatacaatttttaaaaacccaaatatattgttaaaatttattgttgattgTGTTCTTGTTTGATAGTTATGgtataataaagtttgtttttttaacattttaatttttaatactattatataaaacaatacatatattaattactaCATTCAAAGCTCTCCATTTTTGCTAGAAAATCTATGAAAAGAAGCTTCTTTAACATCTTTTCAAGCGACTTTTCCAATTTTACAAGATAGAACTATTTATGTAGATggcatctatttataataaaagttaccgttataaaatgaatttagaagattgatacggataattatagtcagttacatttatattgtttgtaaatatttacattaattttttaaatccaatgtAAGACTTGTAGCTCACTCcctgtttaaaaattcaaataatatttatttatgtcatcattcaatgtatttaGGAAGGACTACTAAagagttaccatatttttccttcgttattattaatagaaaaaggcGAGCTTCTGAGACTTCGTTGACTTATAAAATTTTCCACTCATCcatatatctattaattaatgtataatgGTAATGCTCTGAACAAAGGTATGGAGAGAGTTGATCTTATGTACAAGAGACCGCTGTTTACAGTTTATCTATCGAATCCTAAGTCATCGACAcgttttttgttacataatttcCGTTGATACCATTAATAATGTAGTTCTTCTTAATTGCAAAATTGTTATTGCCAAGaatcggattcaatattataaagTGTACCATAAATAATTTCCATTGTCATCGTTGAgaccaacaaaattataaaaacgttATTGCAATTTTGATTCATGTCACATATTTACTCGAGTTTcataaaacataaatgaaattgtttactgTAGAAgttaattatagatattatgttaatttgataGTTTGTAACCTTCCTTTACGCatgttaaaatagaaaaaaatcacttatgtTTATTCAAAGGCACTTTTCATTGTACTTACAAGtccaatattagttatttttctattgaagaaagtataatttgtttaagataaaaataattgtaaaattaattaacaaatttgtacttcaaaaatatttaatatttatataaaagctTTTAAGgggtaaattaattgataaatattattttatggctgataatttatgtaaaaatatatggagttgCGACGAGGATTCTAGATTTTTGGCATGCCATCCTTGTAATTATGGAACTATAGTCCAGAAGATGTTCAAAGTAGAACAACGCAATTAAACCCAAACTCACGAAAGGAATTTGAAACTGTTTGCAAGTCATATAATGAATTCCAATTATGAACATTCCAATTTTACAGaagatataacaaaaatgattgtctcctgcaatattccactccatatcgttaatcatcaaaattttgttaagtttatgGAAATTTACAATGGAAAAGTATTCTTTCGCTTCACCATCACCAAGTAATATGGAGTCTATAAGAAAAATAGTGTTGACcaagattttataaaaacttgagGAGAAGGATATATTTATTCCATTGGACGAAACTACTGACACTCGACAGCGGTCTATAACTACAATGTTGGTTGGTTGGTCCTTTATATGGTTAATTTTTGGATCTtccttatttcattaatttggaagGTATCCATGATTACAAGTGGTGCTGTAAAAAGTATCAGTAACGTCTTCATTACCAACGGAGTCTCATATTGTGTTAAAGCAACCGAAAaccttattttctaattatgttGCATATCACTTGTCTTGCTCATAGGCTGAACAGAATAACAACGCTCTGAcctgatttcttttaaaatacaaacactatCATCTCtgaagttaatatatatatttttttattcaggtGATCTAAAACTATGATGTaatctataaaacaaaagatgttttgaagaatgatccacttttgtatgaaataatgtttatttaacaCAATTTAAATCCAATCCAGGTAAGCAATAAAgctttgaaagataaattattgcTACTCCCAACTGTGACTGTCGTAGAAAATCTATGCCAAGATACTACGCTTgaacctttcaaaattaatgtctCTAGATAATTGGCACGATAAACTATCAATCACGATATAGAgtttttaacatacaaaaacaCTTCTTTCGTTAAATTTCATTCCGAGAGGGTTTCCAACGTGATGTCGTAcataaatgtaccaaaaaaaaaaaaaaaagcataaagcAATAAATTTACGTTTTCTATcacctgaattaaaaaatacattcttcacTCCAGAGATGAGTATTTGTATTTTCGAAATAATCAGGAAGAGcgttgctattctgttcagacCATGAACTTGACAAGTGATATGCAAcatcattggaaaatgttgtttaaggttTTGGCTGCTTTAATACAACATGAAGCTTCGTCAGTAATGAAAACCTggacattattcaaatttttaatacctttgcataattatttattacaaaatttgggACAGAAAGTTAAAACATTAtcatcaaaaagtttttttgtaaaaatctaaatgtatcttttctttaataaattggcatgtgtaaataaatactaaGTTTCATTATTGactgaaaaaaataaggttCTGTGTTGGTTGTTTAGAATTTGTCTTCACATTTTTTTGAGGAgtatgtgaaaaatattttcaaatttatggtgATACCAAAGGtttgaaatatctttataattccCACTTCAGTGCTGAATGGCAGGTGAGGAATGACTAAACAGTAGGTTAATAATGAATCATTAGTATTGCCGCCACAACAATCTGGCCTAACATATAACGGGAAAAACTCACtaagataattttgatttaattagcagaaaatgtaatataatactagctctatatgaaattattttataacatatcaATCACCTATATCAATAAACTCTCTGGTTTCGTTTGGCTTATCATATAGTATCTTTTAATCAACAACTCATCACCCCTAAAGTATACTTAAATGAAAGAAATGGTGGTCCTAAAAAGGACctattaattcatttgtactATGGTTATCAATCTCCAAGACTAATGAATTTACTTGGAGGAGGTGTATTTGGTCACAGCCTTGGTGCCTTCAGAGACAGCGTGCTTGGCCAACTCTCCGGGGAGGAGGAGACGGACAGCGGTTTGGATTTCTCTGGAGGTGATGGTGGATCTCTTGTTGTAGTGAGCGAGACGAGAGGACTCGGCGGCGATTCTCTCAAAGATGTCGTTCACGAAAGAGTTCATGATGCTCATGGCCTTGGAGGAGACACCAGTGTCGGGGTGGACCTGCTTCAAGACCTTGTAGATGTAGATGGCATAAGATTCTTTCCTCTTGTGGGACCTTTTCTTTCCAGCAGGCTTGGTGATGTCCTTTTGGGCTTTTCCTGCCTTCTTGGCGGCCTTTCCTGTAGACTTGGGTGGCATGATTGTTATTAGTTCAGTGAACGAAAATAAACTGGATGATCTCCCTCTGAACCGGCTGGTATTTATATGAAAAGAGAGGGGATTGACGAGTTGAATCCCCCGAGCGCGCTCTCTCCAAAGTAAAATCCGCGGGGAAATATCTATATAgaagcatttataaaaaagtattccttAGCAATTGTCAATATCTATGacacaatgttatttttaataatttatcttgattaaataagataatttgaatttatgtagACTAATTAGTTATGTAGTTATgttaacaaaaatcataactttgtaattatcttttatataataactaatatgaaattttggcTGCAAATTACAATGATGCAAAGATTACCTTACTTGTTTGGATACTGACGGATTAATTgcaattttcttggaaaaaaattaaaaatttataaggcACACTCGTCCCATTTTCCAtgagtatttgtttgttttgtctACTTGAACACTAAATGGCGCATCGGATTTCAAAACATCGTCATAACAAACATAATAACGCATACTTAttcatactaaataatttatcttacaGTTGACATTAAGACTATTGTAATACAGTATAGCCTGATAAAATTTGTCCACTTCAAACTCAGATCAACCAGAGAGACTAGGAAGGAGAAATTTATAAGCATTGAGTgactaaataatacaaaattcaacTAGTTCGAAATATAATCCTATGGTAGATCTACTTAATCcgacagaattttttttgaagtggtACTCTCTacatttttaacatacctaaatGATGTATATTGGTTTAAGTTTGTAGGATTGTTTTCATTAATCTTGCTTGTCTTGctttaccaaaaatatacattttttcataaggGCATAATGCAATAGGGGTATTAATCCCCGGGCCcctaatttttttccagaagtTGTATTTTTGCTAGATAAATTGTTCGTTATCAACTGTTAACGTTGTCCAACAGTAAAAATGGCACAAGAATAACATCCTCTGATTCACAATATGGCCTTacttttctctcatagcctcatGGCCTTTAGAtaaaggccatacattttttaataattttggctattttttaaagttaaaagctgttttaagcccttggTGTTGAGGATAggtataaataatgtaaatatattttaaagccgaatgtcaaaaaattttaaaacaatttttaaaatgtctgcatcaaacttttaactcgagttatctttgtttaaagtggaaaatagctgctttttattcagaggctcagagcttcatgaaaaaaatattttattggatagctgaaagtacaaactttaatttaaaaaaaagagcttctcgaaaaatattctatatcgttgtcaatttgagataaggccacgacaatatttcaaagatgaaactcatttttgagttaatCTCATATTAAAAGTCCATATGTATTGGCACACCCCAGAtggaaacaaagagagagaaatagaaaattataaaaaaaagatatttccgAATTTTCGTATGTGACCAATAAAGGACTAACTAAATTTGGTCTGCTCTAGGATTTCCAAACCAGACCAAAGACATCTAAATACCATTAATTTCGAGTAGAATATGCTCAAAAACTCTTGAAATAAAGCACATGGATTAGTATTGAATATTTAGCACTGATGTGTGTActccataaataaattatacaccgtattataaaatatttattgatttgtgcagaaaattaattaaggaaaatagttatcttttattttaatcaatattccCACTTTAATATACAAGGCGGGAAACTGacagataaattttaaatagtattttctcggctattttataaatatggttACAAAAAGAAAGTATGAGATACTTAGAGAATTTGTTCTATTTAatcgggaaaaaaaaatatatatattattacaatatggAAGTATTTATTATCACAATTAAATTATGACTCAATTTATTGAGTAGAAAAAGTCatagagaatttttttatcagagaTACTAAACTTTCATGATTTTTCTGtcacatattaaaataacaactatCAATACACTCTCTGGCTTCATTTGGCCGatagtattattaaatatcaactCATTACCATTAAAGTATACTTAATTAAAAGAGATGGTGGTCCTAAAAAGGACctattaattcatttgtactATGGTTATCAATCTCCAAGACTAATGATTTTACTTGGAGGAGGTGTATTTGGTCACAGCTTTGGTGCCTTCAGAGACAGCGTGCTTGGCCAACTCTCCGGGGAGGAGGAGACGGACAGCGGTTTGGATTTCTCTGGAGGTGATGGTGGATCTCTTGTTGTAGTGAGCGAGACGAGAGGATTCGGCGGCGATTCTCTCAAAGATGTCGTTCACGAAAGAGTTCATGATGCTCATGGCCTTGGAGGAGACACCAGTG is part of the Lepeophtheirus salmonis chromosome 7, UVic_Lsal_1.4, whole genome shotgun sequence genome and harbors:
- the LOC121122136 gene encoding histone H2B-like, whose amino-acid sequence is MPPKSTGKAAKKAGKAQKDITKPAGKKRSHKRKESYAIYIYKVLKQVHPDTGVSSKAMSIMNSFVNDIFERIAAESSRLAHYNKRSTITSREIQTAVRLLLPGELAKHAVSEGTKAVTKYTSSK
- the LOC121122038 gene encoding histone H2B, whose translation is MPPKSTGKAAKKAGKAQKDITKPAGKKRSHKRKESYAIYIYKVLKQVHPDTGVSSKAMSIMNSFVNDIFERIAAESSRLAHYNKRSTITSREIQTAVRLLLPGELAKHAVSEGTKAVTKYTSSK